The genome window GGAGGGACCAAAAGATGGTCTCTCCCTCTTTCCTACAGAATAAAGATCTGTTTATTTTTTTGGTTTGCGATGTGAGGAAGCATGCATTCTCTCTTGAGGATGTGTATTGATTGTGCCATTGGCTCTTTTCGAAGCGTATTCTGTTTTTGCTCTCGGTTCTCCCTCAAGCTTAACATCATTTGTATTATCTACATTTCCCATCGTCATACCTCCAAAGAATCAACTAAGTCAAAGGTAATAAACTTCAACTTTGTTTATTACAATGGATAGTATTTGTTAATCACCTGCAATCTATTAGTAAATACAAAAAAAGAAAGAAGGAATAAAATAATGCATGAAGCACAGAAGAAATTAGTGGAGCGGCTGTTGGAGCTTAATTCGTTTATTTCAGTAGGCCAAGCACAAACATGGGTGGAATTATTATGGGAAGATTTTGAGTCAACCTATGCTAAAGCGGGTCGTAAATATCAGGGAGAAGAAGTAACGGAACGAGTTGTTAGT of Niallia circulans contains these proteins:
- a CDS encoding small, acid-soluble spore protein K produces the protein MGNVDNTNDVKLEGEPRAKTEYASKRANGTINTHPQERMHASSHRKPKK
- a CDS encoding YfhJ family protein, producing the protein MHEAQKKLVERLLELNSFISVGQAQTWVELLWEDFESTYAKAGRKYQGEEVTERVVSQWIENYGGKLHEFVAENPKYKEFLADDKRKLH